A window from Candidatus Macondimonas diazotrophica encodes these proteins:
- a CDS encoding polysaccharide deacetylase family protein — protein IGAAHSLDDGGQVPVLLYHPQTIGERCDADDTDVLAMQRDLQLLHDMGFVPTPARHIVEWRMGLRAGNTLPAKPVVITTDDGHDRNYLRRVNPARDCAADLPSVREIAEEFDAHVTMFVIGSPVVRRLLGDGFYTDSWWLDAERHPLLAIQNHTAGHEHQAITRQVFDPAMGASLPAAGHADGDWTGQNNPLRWTNRTSATVAIARSGIYIWRNTGHFPDFLAHPFGVVSPYLLNIYLPSFPRQHEVSAAFCTEGRPEKFVSRTSPIFCLPRVTRGLSWFTAQEFVQLMGEAK, from the coding sequence TCATCGGCGCAGCGCACTCGCTGGATGATGGCGGGCAGGTGCCGGTGCTGCTCTATCACCCGCAGACCATCGGCGAGCGTTGCGACGCGGACGACACGGACGTGTTGGCAATGCAGCGAGATCTGCAATTGCTGCACGACATGGGGTTTGTGCCGACTCCGGCGCGGCACATTGTCGAGTGGCGGATGGGGCTGCGCGCAGGCAACACGCTGCCGGCAAAGCCCGTGGTTATCACGACCGATGACGGGCACGACCGCAACTATCTGCGGCGCGTCAATCCGGCGAGGGATTGCGCGGCGGACCTGCCGAGCGTGCGCGAGATAGCAGAGGAGTTCGACGCGCATGTCACGATGTTCGTGATCGGCTCGCCAGTCGTGCGCCGGCTGTTGGGCGACGGGTTCTATACCGACTCCTGGTGGCTCGATGCCGAGCGCCATCCGCTGCTCGCGATCCAAAATCACACCGCCGGCCACGAACACCAGGCCATTACCCGCCAGGTATTCGACCCCGCCATGGGCGCGTCGCTGCCAGCGGCTGGGCACGCGGACGGCGACTGGACCGGCCAGAACAACCCGCTGCGCTGGACCAACCGCACCAGCGCCACTGTGGCCATTGCCAGATCCGGCATCTACATCTGGCGCAACACCGGGCACTTCCCCGATTTCCTCGCGCACCCGTTCGGGGTGGTGTCGCCCTACCTGCTCAACATCTACCTGCCGTCATTCCCGCGCCAGCATGAGGTTTCGGCGGCATTCTGCACGGAGGGTAGGCCGGAGAAGTTCGTGTCGCGCACATCGCCGATATTCTGCTTGCCCCGTGTCACGCGTGGGCTGTCGTGGTTTACAGCGCAAGAGTTTGTGCAACTGATGGGGGAGGCCAAGTAA